The following proteins are co-located in the Verrucomicrobiia bacterium genome:
- a CDS encoding PAS domain S-box protein — MALIYGFVGGFWIILSDLLVNHFTETRFGDDVGDMGKGLLFVFITAFVLWRLLLKELVRREEITQEALLYQHLTESSHDAIFMLDPENQFRIVYANEAAVKHFGHPREHLMTLLVHEWSPTSTLELAAKMWTRIQNEGHIGFDSTHVLADKRIVPVEVSANKVVFCGKEYLAGSWRNISERKQAEAALRESHQRYELALQGAGLGAWDWNIQTGKLILNRRWAEMLGYKLEELDLTLEAWRNLIHPEDLPASQKAWADHLTGLTEHYTAKMRMKTKAGGWLWVMNTGRVFERDAAGKPLRALGTHQDIDVPKRAKQALDEQRMMLESILNSVPQGIFWKDRNSIYLGCNRVFAKAAGLKKPSDIIDQNDFELPWGSKEAKNYVADDRSVMETRTPKMNIIEPITMADGSFRWVTTSKTPLIGNGGEVFGILGVFEDITERRQAQEALQRNEQLFSGVYNSSSDALFLVDWDTRLITDCNAQALRIFEANSKEEVIGQAGHQWHRIPRTEERARQSHETVAAGREWTEEVEYKTLKGKFFWGLFAARKLDLPDSRTALVRITDITSLKRMQQQLRQERDFSRWTMDVLPGVFYVIEADGRIRAWNPQLERVTGRNADQLKGVNCMEVLHPEDHAHTMQAIEAVFRNGEAQAEARLVALDGTEHPHHFHGRRIEMDGRPCILGIGIDTSERKRNEARLLLQESALNAAANGIVITNSEGKIVWSNPAFSALTGYAAEEVSGLTHQVLKSGRQGGDFYQKLWQTISTGEVWRGELINRRKDGTLYDEEMTITPVRGSDGKVINFIAIKQDISQRKQMEAQYLRAQRMEGIGMLAGGIAHDLNNVLAPILMSIQLLQEMHPDDDTREILQSLQDSAQRGADIVRQVLTFARGIKGERLLVAPKHLIKDMGRVAQEAFPRNIRVSTDIPNDLWSVTGDPTQLHQVLLNLSINARDAMPDGGTLQIKAHNETVKNLQSELGMQIADGDYMVVSVKDSGMGIPPELHERIFEPFFTTKEQGKGTGLGLSTVMGIVKSHHGYLRIVSELGKGAEFMVYLPAVKDAVSHVAVIEKTAPPQGHGELILVVDDEPAIVDVARDILVRHGYRVLTASDGTEALTQIAQNHGKVHLVVTDIMMPFMDGVALVRSLRRMAPTIKVIAASGLASGASMVNKVDELRRLGVPPIMHKPFSAEKLLNNISLVLSGETLEPEPSDRSSSSQR; from the coding sequence ATGGCCCTGATCTATGGCTTCGTTGGAGGCTTCTGGATCATCCTATCGGACTTGCTGGTGAATCACTTCACGGAGACCCGTTTCGGGGATGACGTGGGGGACATGGGCAAAGGACTGCTCTTCGTTTTCATCACGGCGTTCGTCCTTTGGAGGCTGTTGCTCAAGGAATTGGTGCGGCGCGAGGAGATCACCCAGGAGGCTTTGCTTTATCAGCATCTCACAGAGTCATCTCATGACGCCATCTTCATGCTCGACCCGGAAAACCAATTCCGGATCGTCTACGCGAATGAGGCGGCAGTGAAGCATTTTGGCCATCCGCGCGAGCATCTCATGACGTTGCTGGTGCATGAGTGGAGTCCCACCTCCACCTTGGAACTGGCCGCGAAGATGTGGACGCGTATCCAAAACGAAGGTCATATCGGGTTTGACTCCACACATGTGCTGGCAGACAAGCGGATCGTGCCAGTGGAGGTCTCGGCCAACAAAGTGGTTTTCTGCGGGAAAGAATATCTGGCCGGTTCGTGGCGCAATATTTCGGAACGAAAACAGGCTGAAGCTGCTTTGCGTGAATCCCATCAACGCTATGAACTGGCATTGCAAGGCGCGGGCTTGGGTGCTTGGGATTGGAACATCCAGACGGGAAAGCTGATCCTTAACCGCCGCTGGGCTGAGATGTTGGGCTACAAGCTGGAGGAGTTGGATCTGACATTGGAGGCGTGGAGGAATCTGATCCACCCGGAAGACCTCCCGGCATCACAAAAAGCATGGGCCGATCATCTAACCGGCCTCACCGAACATTATACAGCCAAGATGCGGATGAAGACCAAGGCCGGCGGCTGGCTTTGGGTGATGAACACAGGCCGAGTCTTTGAAAGGGATGCCGCAGGCAAGCCTCTGCGTGCGCTCGGCACGCACCAGGATATCGATGTGCCGAAACGGGCGAAGCAAGCACTGGACGAGCAGCGCATGATGCTGGAGAGCATCCTGAACTCCGTGCCGCAGGGCATCTTCTGGAAGGACAGGAACAGCATATACTTGGGATGCAACAGGGTTTTTGCCAAAGCGGCAGGTTTGAAGAAACCTTCAGATATCATCGACCAGAATGATTTCGAACTGCCTTGGGGATCGAAAGAGGCGAAAAATTACGTGGCGGATGACCGGAGCGTGATGGAAACACGGACTCCCAAGATGAACATCATCGAACCCATCACGATGGCAGACGGTTCATTTCGCTGGGTAACAACATCGAAGACGCCACTGATCGGAAATGGTGGTGAGGTGTTTGGTATACTCGGTGTGTTCGAGGACATCACCGAGCGCAGGCAAGCACAGGAAGCTTTGCAGAGAAACGAACAGCTTTTCAGCGGTGTATACAACAGTTCGTCCGATGCGCTGTTCCTGGTGGATTGGGATACGCGGCTTATCACGGACTGCAATGCACAGGCGCTCAGGATTTTCGAGGCGAATTCCAAGGAGGAAGTCATCGGCCAGGCAGGGCATCAGTGGCATCGAATCCCCAGAACGGAGGAGCGGGCACGTCAGTCTCATGAGACGGTCGCAGCGGGGCGTGAATGGACTGAGGAGGTGGAATACAAAACGCTGAAGGGAAAATTCTTTTGGGGATTGTTTGCGGCCAGAAAGCTGGATTTGCCGGACAGCCGGACGGCGTTGGTGCGCATCACGGACATCACGTCACTGAAACGGATGCAGCAGCAGTTGCGGCAGGAGCGCGATTTCTCGCGTTGGACGATGGATGTTCTGCCCGGCGTCTTCTATGTCATCGAGGCGGACGGACGCATCCGGGCGTGGAACCCGCAATTGGAACGCGTCACCGGCCGAAATGCAGACCAGCTTAAAGGCGTGAACTGCATGGAGGTGCTCCATCCCGAAGACCATGCCCATACCATGCAGGCCATTGAAGCGGTATTCCGCAACGGGGAGGCGCAAGCGGAGGCGCGTCTCGTGGCACTGGATGGCACAGAACATCCGCATCATTTCCATGGCCGCCGCATCGAGATGGATGGACGTCCTTGTATCTTGGGCATAGGCATCGACACATCCGAGCGTAAGCGCAATGAAGCACGTTTGCTTCTGCAGGAATCTGCGCTCAATGCCGCGGCCAACGGCATCGTCATCACCAATTCCGAAGGCAAAATCGTGTGGTCAAATCCCGCGTTCAGCGCGCTCACCGGCTACGCGGCAGAAGAAGTGAGCGGCCTCACGCATCAAGTTTTGAAGTCGGGACGACAGGGAGGAGATTTTTATCAAAAACTGTGGCAGACGATTTCAACCGGTGAAGTTTGGCGGGGCGAACTCATCAACCGACGCAAGGATGGCACATTGTACGATGAGGAGATGACCATCACTCCGGTGCGGGGATCGGATGGCAAGGTGATAAACTTCATCGCCATCAAGCAGGACATCTCGCAGCGCAAGCAGATGGAAGCGCAGTATCTGCGGGCGCAACGCATGGAAGGCATTGGCATGCTGGCTGGTGGCATCGCGCACGACCTGAACAATGTGCTGGCACCGATCCTGATGTCCATTCAGCTCTTGCAAGAGATGCATCCGGACGATGACACGCGGGAGATTCTGCAAAGTTTGCAGGATTCTGCCCAACGCGGAGCCGACATCGTCCGTCAGGTGCTGACATTCGCACGGGGCATCAAGGGGGAACGATTGCTGGTAGCTCCGAAGCACCTGATCAAAGACATGGGACGTGTGGCACAGGAAGCGTTCCCCAGAAATATACGAGTCTCCACAGACATTCCGAATGACCTATGGAGCGTGACGGGTGATCCGACGCAATTGCATCAAGTATTGTTAAACCTCTCCATCAATGCGCGCGATGCGATGCCTGACGGCGGCACACTGCAGATCAAAGCCCATAATGAGACTGTGAAAAATTTACAGAGCGAACTGGGCATGCAGATCGCGGACGGAGATTATATGGTGGTATCGGTGAAAGACTCAGGCATGGGCATTCCTCCGGAATTGCATGAACGGATTTTCGAGCCATTCTTTACAACAAAAGAGCAAGGCAAAGGGACGGGATTGGGCCTGTCCACGGTGATGGGCATCGTGAAGAGTCATCATGGCTATCTGCGGATCGTCAGCGAATTGGGGAAAGGCGCGGAGTTCATGGTTTATTTGCCGGCGGTCAAAGATGCGGTTTCACACGTAGCGGTGATCGAGAAGACAGCTCCGCCACAGGGCCACGGCGAACTGATCCTGGTGGTGGATGATGAACCGGCCATTGTGGATGTAGCCCGTGATATTTTGGTAAGACATGGGTATCGGGTACTGACAGCCTCCGATGGCACGGAAGCCCTTACCCAGATCGCACAAAACCACGGCAAGGTGCATCTGGTGGTAACGGACATCATGATGCCCTTCATGGATGGTGTCGCGTTGGTGCGAAGTTTGAGACGGATGGCACCAACCATCAAGGTGATCGCGGCCAGCGGACTCGCCTCTGGCGCATCAATGGTGAACAAGGTGGATGAACTGCGACGTCTGGGAGTTCCGCCGATCATGCACAAGCCGTTCTCGGCTGAAAAGTTGCTGAATAATATCAGCTTGGTCTTGAGCGGCGAAACGCTTGAGCCTGAACCATCAGACCGGTCTTCTTCGTCTCAAAGGTAG
- a CDS encoding glutathione S-transferase family protein, whose amino-acid sequence MIQLYGVDYSPFVIVQRRILEFGKVPFKTVKVPYHDRSIIWKLTKQRYYQVPVLKDGKQVIFETQEDSQVIAKYLDNKFELGLFPRELRGLQSILWRYIENDIEGLGFKLNDIYYREFIPTVSHLGFLRHKERKFGRGCIDLWRAQQKLLVAELGAKLAPFEQMLFDRPYLLDNRPRFVDFDLFGILGNYLYSGHYRLPAEHTQLQAWYKRMVKIKLAELPK is encoded by the coding sequence ATGATACAACTTTACGGAGTCGATTACAGCCCGTTCGTCATCGTTCAGCGTCGCATCCTCGAGTTCGGCAAGGTCCCCTTCAAGACGGTCAAAGTCCCCTACCATGACCGCTCCATCATCTGGAAACTGACCAAGCAGCGTTATTATCAGGTGCCGGTATTGAAGGATGGCAAGCAGGTGATCTTCGAGACACAGGAAGACTCGCAAGTCATCGCCAAGTATCTGGATAACAAATTTGAACTCGGCCTTTTCCCGCGTGAATTGCGCGGATTGCAAAGCATTCTCTGGCGTTACATCGAGAATGACATTGAAGGTCTGGGCTTCAAACTGAATGACATCTATTACCGTGAGTTCATCCCCACGGTGAGTCATCTTGGCTTTCTGCGGCACAAGGAACGCAAGTTCGGCCGCGGCTGCATCGATCTCTGGCGAGCGCAGCAGAAACTGCTCGTCGCCGAACTCGGCGCCAAGCTGGCGCCTTTCGAACAGATGCTGTTCGATCGTCCATATCTCCTGGACAACCGGCCCCGATTTGTCGACTTCGACCTGTTCGGCATACTCGGGAACTACCTCTACAGCGGTCATTACCGCTTGCCCGCCGAGCACACCCAGCTCCAGGCGTGGTACAAGCGGATGGTCAAAATCAAACTGGCGGAATTGCCTAAGTGA
- a CDS encoding 3'-5' exonuclease, whose product MATLIFDIETSALGLEHFDDVQIEYLFREAEKIPDEEARAQKKNEIERMFSLWPFTAQVVCIAMLNADSQRGQVLYLAEDFEDTGDNEAVEFVPFADESELITAFWDVAKHYDSVVTFNGRGFDVPFMYLRSAVLNVPISKKNWLGYRYQIEPHCDLAEQLTFYNVSGREGAARKFNLDFYCKAFGIESPKSHGVTGMDINNMMAEGRHREIAEYCLRDVRATVSLYKIWKERLGGIK is encoded by the coding sequence ATGGCTACGCTCATCTTCGACATCGAAACGTCCGCACTGGGGCTCGAACATTTCGACGACGTGCAGATCGAATATCTCTTCCGCGAAGCCGAAAAGATCCCGGATGAAGAAGCCCGTGCGCAGAAAAAGAACGAGATCGAGCGCATGTTCAGCCTGTGGCCCTTCACCGCACAAGTGGTGTGCATCGCCATGCTGAATGCGGATTCCCAACGTGGCCAGGTGCTCTATCTGGCGGAAGATTTCGAAGATACCGGTGACAATGAAGCCGTTGAATTCGTGCCTTTTGCCGATGAATCCGAACTGATCACCGCCTTTTGGGATGTGGCGAAGCATTACGACTCCGTGGTGACGTTCAACGGACGCGGCTTTGATGTCCCCTTCATGTATCTGCGTTCCGCTGTGCTGAATGTGCCCATCTCCAAAAAGAACTGGCTCGGTTACCGTTATCAGATCGAGCCGCATTGCGATCTGGCGGAGCAATTGACCTTCTACAACGTAAGCGGACGCGAAGGCGCCGCGCGCAAATTCAACCTGGATTTCTACTGCAAGGCGTTCGGCATCGAATCGCCCAAGAGCCATGGCGTCACGGGAATGGACATCAACAACATGATGGCCGAGGGAAGGCATCGCGAGATCGCGGAATATTGCCTGCGTGATGTGCGCGCAACGGTGTCGCTCTACAAGATCTGGAAGGAGCGGCTCGGCGGAATCAAATAA
- a CDS encoding aspartate carbamoyltransferase catalytic subunit, with protein MSWNKRHLLDIESLTADEITTILDTATAFKAVGERAIKKVPALRGKTVVNLFVEPSTRTRISFELAAQRLSADVINFSAEASSLKKGETLKDTARNLEALNADIIIIRHSATGAPHFLSRFLKSSVVNAGDGAHEHPTQALLDTFTIREKKGKIAGLNVTILGDILYSRVARSNIWALLKLGANVTLCGPSTLVPKVFEKMGCKVTWNLDEAVRGADVVNLLRIQHERQRKAMFPSIGEYTSLFGINKARFSRLKPDVMIMHPGPINRGVEIDSQVADCDQSVILQQVTNGLAVRMAVLFLVNGGKGPQEVAPTAP; from the coding sequence ATGAGCTGGAACAAACGTCATCTGCTGGACATCGAGTCCCTCACCGCGGACGAGATCACTACGATTCTCGATACCGCCACCGCGTTTAAAGCCGTCGGTGAACGCGCCATCAAGAAAGTCCCTGCGCTCCGTGGCAAAACGGTCGTGAACCTCTTCGTGGAGCCATCCACGCGCACGCGCATCAGCTTCGAGCTCGCCGCGCAACGTCTCTCGGCGGACGTCATCAATTTTTCCGCCGAAGCTTCTTCACTGAAGAAAGGCGAGACGCTGAAGGACACCGCGCGCAATCTCGAAGCGCTGAATGCGGACATCATCATCATCCGTCATAGCGCCACCGGAGCACCGCATTTCCTCTCCCGCTTCCTGAAATCCAGCGTGGTGAACGCTGGCGATGGCGCGCATGAACATCCCACGCAAGCCTTGCTCGACACTTTCACCATCCGCGAGAAGAAGGGCAAGATCGCCGGCCTGAACGTCACCATTCTCGGTGACATCCTCTACAGCCGCGTCGCCCGCTCAAACATCTGGGCACTCTTGAAACTCGGCGCGAATGTCACCCTTTGCGGACCGTCCACTCTCGTCCCGAAAGTGTTCGAGAAGATGGGGTGCAAAGTGACTTGGAATCTCGATGAAGCCGTGCGCGGTGCGGATGTGGTGAACCTCCTGCGCATCCAGCACGAACGCCAGCGCAAGGCCATGTTCCCGAGCATCGGCGAGTACACCAGCCTCTTCGGCATCAACAAAGCTCGCTTCAGCCGCTTGAAACCGGATGTGATGATCATGCACCCCGGCCCCATCAATCGCGGGGTGGAGATCGACAGCCAGGTGGCGGATTGCGATCAATCCGTCATTCTGCAACAGGTGACCAATGGTCTAGCCGTCCGCATGGCCGTGCTGTTCCTCGTGAACGGCGGCAAGGGACCGCAGGAAGTGGCGCCTACCGCCCCGTAG
- the pyrR gene encoding bifunctional pyr operon transcriptional regulator/uracil phosphoribosyltransferase PyrR, giving the protein MPDRITIMNASALQRTLSRMAHEIAERNDVSTDTIVVGVQRGGIHLAKRLSTLLEQVCGHAVPHGVLDVNFYRDDLDTNHTPNVQPTQIPVDITGKVVVLVDDVLFSGRTTRAAMDALKDLGRPRRIQLAVLVDRGHRELPIKADFVGKSIPTARNENVDVKLKEDQGDDTVYLERV; this is encoded by the coding sequence ATGCCTGACCGGATCACCATCATGAACGCCAGTGCGCTCCAGCGCACTTTAAGTCGTATGGCGCATGAGATCGCCGAACGCAACGACGTCAGCACGGACACCATCGTCGTGGGCGTGCAACGCGGCGGCATTCACCTGGCCAAACGTCTCTCCACCTTGCTCGAACAAGTCTGCGGTCACGCCGTTCCTCACGGAGTGCTCGATGTGAATTTCTATCGCGATGACTTGGATACGAACCACACACCGAACGTCCAACCCACGCAGATCCCGGTGGACATCACCGGGAAGGTCGTCGTGCTCGTGGATGACGTGCTCTTCAGCGGCCGCACCACGCGCGCTGCCATGGATGCCTTGAAAGACCTCGGTCGCCCGCGTCGCATCCAGCTCGCTGTGCTGGTCGATCGCGGCCATCGCGAACTGCCCATCAAGGCGGACTTCGTGGGCAAGAGCATCCCCACCGCTCGCAATGAGAACGTGGACGTGAAATTGAAAGAAGATCAGGGCGACGACACCGTTTACCTGGAACGCGTATGA
- a CDS encoding Mrp/NBP35 family ATP-binding protein — MVTENDILNALKTVKYPGYSRDIVSFGLVKQVAVSNGAIHVAMQLTTNNPEIAQQIKTESTKLLQALPDIRAVHVDVRPAPAATSPGAPASGAAPASNKIPGIKRIVAVASGKGGVGKSTCSANLACALAKLGADVGLLDCDIYGPSIPLMMGVHERPIVSPDEKLVPLFNHGVKLMSMGFLLDPDQPVIWRGPMIQKTIQQFFSQVDWGNLDYLLVDLPPGTGDAQLSLCQTAPLDGGVIVTTPQEASLGVVRKGISMFQKVNVPLLGIVENMSYFTTPNGERVEIFGHGGGRGEAARLDIPFLGEIPIYTEIREGGDQGVPVAVSLADKPPGQAFLEVAKKLREQLG, encoded by the coding sequence ATGGTGACCGAGAATGACATTCTGAACGCGCTGAAAACCGTGAAGTATCCCGGTTACTCGCGCGATATCGTTTCCTTTGGCCTCGTGAAACAGGTGGCCGTGAGCAATGGCGCGATCCACGTCGCGATGCAATTGACCACGAACAATCCTGAGATCGCCCAGCAGATCAAAACGGAATCCACCAAGCTCCTGCAGGCCTTGCCCGACATCCGGGCCGTGCATGTGGATGTGCGTCCAGCACCTGCGGCCACCAGTCCCGGTGCGCCTGCAAGTGGTGCTGCGCCAGCCTCGAATAAAATTCCCGGCATCAAACGCATCGTTGCCGTCGCGAGCGGTAAAGGCGGCGTGGGCAAATCCACCTGCTCGGCGAATCTCGCTTGTGCTCTTGCTAAGCTCGGTGCCGATGTCGGCCTCTTAGATTGCGATATCTACGGCCCCAGCATTCCGCTCATGATGGGCGTGCATGAGCGTCCGATTGTCAGCCCGGATGAAAAACTCGTCCCGCTTTTCAATCATGGCGTCAAACTCATGAGCATGGGTTTCCTCCTCGATCCCGATCAACCCGTGATCTGGCGTGGGCCGATGATCCAGAAGACGATTCAACAATTTTTCAGCCAAGTGGACTGGGGAAATCTCGATTACCTACTGGTCGATCTGCCTCCCGGTACAGGCGATGCACAGCTCTCCCTTTGCCAGACCGCTCCGCTCGATGGCGGCGTCATTGTCACCACTCCGCAGGAAGCTTCCTTAGGCGTTGTGCGCAAGGGCATTTCGATGTTTCAGAAGGTGAATGTGCCCCTCTTGGGCATCGTGGAAAACATGAGCTACTTCACCACGCCGAACGGCGAACGTGTGGAGATTTTCGGTCACGGTGGCGGACGCGGTGAAGCGGCGCGTTTGGATATCCCGTTCTTGGGAGAGATTCCCATCTACACGGAGATCCGCGAAGGTGGCGATCAAGGCGTGCCCGTCGCTGTGTCGCTCGCAGATAAGCCGCCCGGTCAGGCATTCCTCGAAGTGGCGAAGAAGCTGCGCGAGCAACTTGGTTGA
- a CDS encoding PhoH family protein, with translation MKNYILDTNVLLHDPHSLLNFQENNVFIPIEVIEEIDRFKRESSELGQHARMVSRMMDGFRETGSLSEGVKLPNGGKLTIIFKDKNGAGAAPISNTVDSKIVSRALDVQAVDKKVRTILVTKDINLRIKADASGLPAEDYETDQVNISDLYTGMTEKTVSADVLAKFRADEELELDSSMRYSPSEYCTLIDEANPKRTALTKVDPTGKKLIPIVDVREGVWGIKPRNREQHFAFDALLDDRIKLVTLMGKAGTGKTLMAMAAGLKRTIMDREFRRVIVARPTISMGKEIGFLPGTLEEKLNPWMQPIHDALELLSDLNMGNEHRRSGDLMRSGSIVVEALSFIRGRSIANQYMIIDEAQNLTPLEVKTIITRAGEGTKIILTGDPYQIDNPYVDSSSNGFNYIVSRFRPHAIAAHIELQKGERSELAELAANIL, from the coding sequence GTGAAAAACTACATCCTCGACACCAACGTACTCCTCCACGACCCCCACTCCCTCCTGAACTTTCAGGAGAACAATGTCTTCATCCCCATCGAGGTGATCGAAGAGATTGACCGCTTCAAGCGAGAATCCTCCGAACTCGGACAGCACGCGCGCATGGTCTCGCGCATGATGGATGGATTCCGCGAGACGGGCAGCCTGAGCGAAGGCGTCAAGCTCCCCAACGGTGGCAAGCTGACCATCATTTTCAAGGATAAGAATGGTGCCGGAGCTGCCCCCATCAGCAACACGGTGGACAGCAAGATCGTTTCCCGTGCGCTGGATGTTCAGGCCGTCGACAAGAAGGTGCGGACCATCTTGGTCACGAAGGACATCAACCTGCGCATCAAGGCAGATGCGAGCGGTCTGCCAGCGGAAGATTATGAGACAGATCAGGTAAACATCTCGGACCTCTACACGGGCATGACGGAAAAAACCGTCTCTGCTGATGTCCTGGCCAAGTTCCGTGCCGATGAAGAACTCGAGCTGGACTCCTCCATGCGTTATAGCCCGAGCGAGTACTGCACACTCATTGATGAGGCGAATCCCAAGCGTACCGCGTTGACCAAGGTAGATCCGACGGGCAAAAAGCTCATCCCTATCGTGGATGTTCGTGAGGGCGTCTGGGGAATCAAGCCACGCAACCGTGAACAGCATTTCGCATTCGATGCGTTGCTGGATGACCGGATCAAGCTCGTCACGTTGATGGGCAAAGCGGGCACGGGCAAGACGCTCATGGCGATGGCAGCGGGATTGAAGCGCACCATCATGGACCGTGAGTTCCGCCGTGTGATCGTGGCGCGTCCGACGATCTCCATGGGCAAAGAGATCGGTTTCCTGCCGGGCACGCTGGAAGAGAAATTGAATCCGTGGATGCAGCCCATTCATGACGCGCTGGAGCTCTTGAGCGATCTGAACATGGGCAACGAGCATCGCCGCAGCGGCGATCTGATGCGTTCGGGTTCCATCGTGGTGGAGGCGCTAAGTTTCATCCGCGGTCGCAGCATCGCGAATCAGTACATGATCATCGATGAAGCGCAGAACCTGACGCCGCTGGAAGTGAAGACGATCATCACGCGCGCAGGTGAAGGCACGAAGATCATTCTCACCGGCGATCCTTACCAGATCGACAATCCGTACGTGGACTCCTCCTCCAACGGCTTCAACTATATCGTGAGCCGCTTCCGTCCGCATGCCATTGCGGCCCATATCGAGCTGCAGAAGGGTGAACGCTCGGAACTCGCGGAACTGGCGGCGAACATCCTTTAG
- a CDS encoding MBL fold metallo-hydrolase, producing MSPFELTCYGVGDGWPCADRNHSSFHYRFGKTSFIVDCGESVSRSFKASGLSYDSFEAILLSHLHCDHIGGFFMFMQGLWLEKRQKDLPIYLPEDGIKPMRELLNAGMIFEELLAFTPQYTPLHVGKSFKVKDVKVTPFPTTHLESLRKSFQRKYPLEFAAYSFLLETAKLRIAHSADIGAPKDLDPLLEKPVDLLVCELAHFEPKDLFRYLKGRDIGRIVFMHVARQYREEQTAINKLASRYLGEIPFTFATDGMRVEM from the coding sequence ATGAGTCCTTTTGAACTGACATGTTACGGCGTTGGAGATGGTTGGCCTTGTGCTGACCGTAATCATTCGTCGTTTCACTATCGCTTCGGCAAGACCTCTTTCATCGTCGATTGTGGAGAATCGGTCAGCCGCTCATTCAAGGCTTCAGGGCTGAGTTACGATTCCTTTGAGGCCATCCTGCTTTCCCACCTGCACTGTGATCATATCGGCGGGTTTTTCATGTTCATGCAGGGGTTATGGCTGGAGAAGCGGCAGAAGGATTTGCCGATCTACCTGCCGGAGGATGGCATCAAGCCCATGCGCGAATTGTTGAACGCGGGGATGATTTTCGAGGAATTGCTGGCATTCACGCCGCAATATACGCCTCTGCATGTGGGTAAGTCCTTCAAGGTGAAGGACGTGAAGGTGACCCCATTTCCCACGACCCATCTGGAGAGCTTGCGGAAATCTTTCCAGCGCAAGTATCCGTTGGAGTTCGCGGCCTATAGTTTTTTGTTGGAGACGGCGAAACTGCGCATCGCCCACAGTGCGGACATTGGAGCACCGAAGGATTTGGACCCGTTATTGGAGAAGCCGGTGGATCTTTTGGTGTGTGAGCTGGCGCATTTTGAGCCGAAAGACCTGTTCCGTTATCTAAAAGGGCGGGATATCGGGCGCATCGTGTTCATGCATGTGGCGCGGCAGTATCGGGAGGAACAGACGGCGATCAACAAGCTGGCGTCGAGGTATTTGGGAGAGATTCCTTTCACATTCGCGACCGATGGGATGCGGGTGGAGATGTAA
- a CDS encoding C4-type zinc ribbon domain-containing protein translates to MLDVIEKLLVLQSHDQKILKTQEELSGVGPQRQAANSKISGSTQALENAKTQLKQLESERKRLELDVEAKQELIRKYATQQSQTKKNEEYKAFASQIETCKKEISGIEDVELGVMEQIDSAKVAVTKATDVAKADKTVLDGMLAKLSERESVLKSELAALQAKRPEYAAAVSDESALSRYDRLFKNKAGRALVGVVHSACGGCHMKLPTQVIVGCQGQQEIVSCPNCGRILYYTRDMDLTVSD, encoded by the coding sequence ATGCTCGACGTCATTGAAAAACTCCTGGTCCTCCAGTCTCACGATCAAAAGATTCTCAAGACTCAGGAAGAACTTTCCGGTGTAGGCCCGCAGCGTCAAGCTGCGAATTCCAAGATCAGCGGCTCCACCCAAGCCTTGGAAAACGCCAAAACCCAGCTCAAACAACTCGAATCCGAGCGTAAACGTCTCGAGCTGGATGTCGAAGCCAAGCAGGAACTCATCCGCAAGTACGCCACGCAACAATCCCAGACCAAGAAAAACGAAGAATATAAGGCTTTTGCGAGCCAGATCGAGACCTGCAAAAAGGAGATTAGCGGCATTGAAGACGTGGAACTCGGTGTGATGGAACAGATTGATTCTGCGAAAGTCGCTGTCACTAAGGCTACGGATGTCGCCAAGGCTGACAAAACCGTCTTGGACGGCATGCTCGCCAAACTTTCTGAACGCGAAAGCGTATTGAAATCAGAACTCGCCGCGCTTCAAGCCAAACGCCCGGAATACGCAGCCGCTGTTTCTGATGAATCAGCACTTAGCCGTTATGATCGTCTTTTCAAAAATAAAGCCGGTCGTGCACTTGTTGGTGTCGTCCACAGTGCCTGCGGTGGGTGCCACATGAAGCTTCCCACTCAAGTCATCGTTGGTTGCCAAGGCCAGCAAGAGATCGTCAGTTGCCCGAATTGCGGTCGCATTCTCTACTACACGCGGGACATGGATCTCACCGTGTCCGATTGA